The sequence below is a genomic window from Chondrinema litorale.
TAATGTGACAAGTGCCCAAAGTAGCATTAACAGAGCAATGACTCAGTTTAAATCAAAAATAGATTTGAGAGGTAAGCGTGTTGAAGAAGTAATGCCTTTACTAGACGATTTTATGGATAATGCTATTATGATTAACCATAAACATCTGACGGTTGTACATGGAAAGGGAGATGGAATACTACGCCAGTTTATTAGAGATTACTTGAGGAATATAAAAGAAATAAAATCAATGGAAGATGAACATGCTGATAGAGGAGGCCCTGGAGTAACATTGATAACCTTAAAGTAATCCAGATGCCTTATTAAGTATTAAGAGTATTGCTTAAAATCTACAGCAGCTTCAAAAACAGTTTTTACAAAATTGCTTTTGCTATCTTGTGTCTTTTCCTGAATCGGGAATGATACCTTTTTCTTTTGAATTGAATTATCTGTATTGAAGTTTCCTCTGTTTAAAGAAATCATGAAACTCAAAACGGCTAACAAGAGCACATATACAAAAACTGAGTTTCTTTTATATTTCATGAAATTTTCTAATCTATTCAGCATTTCTTCTTTCTTTAAGGTTCATTAACACGATTATCAAACCTTAAACCATAAAAAATATTTCTTTGTATATCAGTAAGTTATGTATGGTTTTATAAATTTATTGAAACAAAAAAATGTGCATTATCGTACACGTTTGTCCCCAATGTGTTCATTTCTCTACAATATCCCCTTAAGTTCAAGTAGTTTTTTAATCTCATAAAGCGCTGTATGGTCTTGTTTCTTTCCAACCGGGTTGTAGTAGATACTGTCCATGCCAGCTTGGTAAGCGCCTAAAATGTCTGTTTTTAAATTATCACCTATCATAATAGATTGCTCTAATTCTGCTTTGGAGTGGCTTAAAGCAAAGTCGAAAATCTCTTTGTGAGGTTTGGTTTTTCCTGTACTTTCTGATGTAATTATACATTTAAAATAGTCTCTTATACCAGAGTTAGTTAATTTAATCTCTTGTACATCTTCAAAACCATTAGTAAGAATATGTAAATCATACCTTTCTGCAAGGTAATCTAATACTTCAATAGCATCTTCTATTAAATAAGGTTTACAAGGACATATCTCTAGATATTCTTTACCTATATTGTTAGGAAGGTGTATAAGATCAATATTAAGCTCGTTAAAAATGATTTTAAATCTTTCGTCTCTTATTCCTTTTTTAGTAATTTTCCCCAAATGGTACAAATACCACAGTTTATTATTTACTTTCTTAAAAGTTTGAATAAAATCTATATGGGCTTTTTTTGTAATAAGATGCAATTGATATTTTTCGATCAGTTCGTAAACAGTTTCTTCCGAACACCGGTCAAAATCCCATAGAGTATGATCTAAATCAAAAAAAATATGCAGATACTTTTTCATCTATTATTTAATAAAAAGTTGAAAGTATAGTTTTAGAGCGTAAAATTGGAAAGAGATATAAGAAGTTTTTTTTAATAAAAGTTTAACTTTCCTTTTGCATATGCAAGAAAGATATGGTTATTCATTAAATTTTACCTAATTTTGCCATCCAAAAATTCGAAGCTTACTGTGCTTTTAAAGGTTGATAATTTTTGAGGCAGTATGAATCAAATTAAAAAATAATTTTAAAAAATATGTCAATAATAAACTCCATACGCAACAAGTCAGGTTTGCTTCTGATAGTGATAGGTGTTGCCATGCTGGCATTTATCCTGGGAGACCTTTTTTCAAGAAACTTCCTATCTCAGGGTAATGAGAGAATTGTAGGTGAAATTGCCGGTGATGAAATTCCTTTCGAAGAATTTTCTAGGGAATTTGATGAATTCAGACAAAACTATGAAATGAATATTGGCAGAGCTCTCACTGAGCAGGAGTTGCCAGGTATTCGTCAACAAGCATGGAATCAGTTAGTATTTAAAAAAGCCTATTTCAAAGAATTTGAAAAATTAGGACTAGAAGTTACTGATGAAGAAATGATCGATATGATTCAAGGTAATAATATTGATGCTTCATGGGCTAGCTTATTTACTAATCCTGAAACTGGAGAAATTGACAGAAACAATATAAGAAGTTTCTTACAAAACATCGAGAGTGTGCCTCCACAAAGCCAAGCATTTTATATCAATTTCGAAAGAAACTTAAGACCTAACCGCTTAAGAGCGAAATATGAGAACATGCTAGCAGAAACTTATTACGCTACAGATGCAGAAGCTAAAAAAGAGTATGAAGCACAAAACTCTAAAGCAGATGTAAGATATGCTTATGTACCATATTCAACTATTGCAGATTCTGCTGTAAGTGTTTCTGAAAGCGAAATGCGTGATTATTATAATAATCATAAAAAAGAGTTTGATAGCGAAGCTACTATTTCATTAGAATATGTAACATTCCCTATTACGCCTTCTGATATAGATATTGAAGAAATTAAAGAAGAGTTAGAAGATTTAAAAACTCCGTTTGCTAATACTCAAAACGACACAGCATTTACCGCTGCTAACTCTGAAACAAATAATAACTTTATTGTAGCGAAGCCTAATAACTTGCCTCAAGGCCTTAACATTGGCGATTTTGAAAAAGGTAAAGTATTCGGTCCAGTTAAAGATGGTGATTTCTACAAATTATATAAAGTGTTAGATATCACAGATGACTCTGTTGCTTATGCAAAAGCAAGACACATCCTTATAAAAGCAACTGACGAAAACAGAGCAGATGCAAAAGCAAAAGCTACTAAGATTTTAAATGACATTAAAGGTGGAGCAGATTTCGCTCAAATGGCTGCTGCTAATGGAGAAGATGGCACAAAATCTAGAGGTGGTGATCTTGGCTGGTTCGACGAGAACACAATGGTAGAGCCATTTAGCAAAGCCGTAATGAATGCAAAATCTACTGGTTTACTTCCTAACCTTGTAGAAACTGAATTTGGTTACCATATTATAGGTGTTACTCATACTAAAGTTTATGATAACTATACATTAGCTGTAATCGAAAAAGAAATTGCTGCAAGCGACGATACTCGTTCTGAAGTTTACAGAAGAACTGGTGCTTTTGCTGTTGACAGAACTAAAGAAAACTTTATTAGTGCTTCTGAGGCTGATTCTTCTTTAATTCGTTACCAAGCATTAAACATCAACAAAAACTCAAGATCGATCAATAATATTTACGATCCGGGTGTGAGAACTATTATTACTTGGGCTTTTAGAGAAGCTGAAGTTGGTGATGTATCTGAAACTTTAGAGTTAGAAGATCAATTTGTAATTGCACTTCTTACAGAAAAAACTGAAGATGGTGTTTCTTCATTCGAAAGTGTGAAAAATAGCATTGAGCAAAAATTAGCTAAAGAGAAGAAAAAAGAGCAGATTTTAGCTAAAATGAAAGGATTGTCTGGTACTTTAGATCAAATAAAAGACGGATATGGAAGTGGTGCTACTATTGGTCAGGCAACTGCTATTTCTTTAAATACAACATCTTTACCATCAGTAGGATTTGCACCTAAAGCAATAGGTGAAATTTTCAAACTGGAAACAGGGCAAACTTCTGAGCCAATTGCTGACGAAAATGGTGTTTTAGTTGTAGAAATAGACCAAATGGATAAAGCATCAGAAATTGCTGAGTATTCTTTATACAAAAATCAGATTGAGAGCAAATATGGCAATATCAATCAGGTAAGTGCTAAAATCGCTCAGGCAATGAATGAATTTGCAGAAGTAGAAAACGAGATATATAAATACTATTAATTTAATATATCATCTAAAAATTATAATATTAACCTGCACTAGTTTTGTGCAGGTTTTTTTGTTTATATAGCTCTGTAATGCTCAGAAAATTTTTAATTATTCTCCTGTGTCTTTCTTATTCCCAGTTACAAGCAGAAGTACAATGGGCAAGCATTGTATTAGGCTTTTCATCAGAATATTCTAAAAGTGGACAATTTAGTTATAGAGCACAACAGGCTTTAGGCAAGCCTAATAAGTTACCAGTTTTAGAAGATAGTCCGTGTGCGTGGTCTCCATCAGAAGAAAATAAAGGCATCGAATGGATACATTTGGGTTATAATAACCCGATGCAGATACAGCAGGTTGCAATAGGCGAAAATTACAATGCAGGTAGTATAGTAGAAATTATTTTATTTGATGAAGCAGGTAATGCCCACACAGTTTATGATGTAAGCCAGCAAAACTCTCCAGACGATAAAGAAGGTATGTTTCATGTACTTTTTAAGCTTACCAATTATAAAGTGGTGAGTGTAAAAGTAGTTTTAGACACTAAAAAAATCTCAGGCTGGAATCACATAGATGCTGTGGCAATTTCAGATGAAAATGAACCTGTTTTCCCAGAAATTAAAATTGTATCTGGCGTAGAAGAAAAGATGATAGAAAAACTGCCAGAAATTATAAATAGTCCATACGATGAAGTGTTACCTGTAATTTCTCCAGATGGCAAAACATTATATTTTGATAGAAAGAATCATCCTGAAAACACACAAAGTAAATACGAGAACGATGACATTTGGATGACGACGCTTAATGGAAGTGATTGGTCTGAGCCTATTCGATTCGTAGAACCTCTTAATAATAAAAACCTCAATTATGTTTGTTCTGTTACTCCCGATGGTAATGCGCTCTTGTTAGGAAATGTGTATGAAAAAGACGGAAGTGTAAAAGGTGGTGTTTCAATTTCATATAACTCAGAAAACGGCTGGTCTTTTCCAGAAGAATTAGAAATAAAAGACTACTATAATATGAACCGATACAGTGAGTTTACTATGGCTAATAACCGCAAGATACTGTTGATGTCTATAGAAACAGCTGAGTCGATTGGAGAAAGAGACATTTTTGTGAGTTTCGCAGATGATGATGGCAAATGGTCTAAACCTTTAAATTTAGGCCGAGATATTAACACAGCAGCCGTAGAATTGACTCCATTTTTAGCTTCAGATAATAAAACCCTTTATTTTTCTTCTTCGGGGTATAGCGGATATGGAGGAGCAGATATGTTTGTAAGTCGCCGAAAAGATGATTCTTGGACTAGCTGGACAGAACCTCTGAATATGGGACCTTTGCTAAACTCGAAAGACTGGGATATTTCTTATACAGTTGATGCAAAGGGTGAATTTGCCTATTTTGTTTCATATGCAAACTCAAATAATAAAAGTGCAGATATTTTTAGAGTAAAACTCCCAGAAGAAGCTAAGCCAGAGCCTGTAGCAATTATAACTGGAAAAGTACTGGATGAGATTTCCAAAAAGCCTGTAAAAGCAGAGATTATTTATAGAAAAATTGATAGCAATAAGAATAATGGTATTGCCTTGTCTAACTCTTCAAATGGGAATTATAAAATAACAGTTTCGCCAGGAGAAAAATATATTTTATGGGCTAAAGCAAAAAACTATTATTCACTCTTAGATACATTAATTATAACAAATGCCGATGGGCAAATAGCTAATCTTAAAAAAGATTTATACTTAAGACCTCTAGTTGCAGGGGAGAGTATTTCGCTACATCAGGTAAATTTTGTACAGGGAGAAGCCTTTCTTTTATCAGAGTCTTATAATGAATTGAATTTGATAGTTCAAATGATGAAAGATAATGAGACTATGACGATTCTGCTAGAAGGCCATACCGATATTAGTGGCAATGCAGTTGCGAATAAGAGACTTTCTGAGCAAAGGGTAATAGCTGTAAAGCAATATCTTTGTCAGCATGATATTGAGCCAGAAAGGATAAAATTAAAAGCTTATGGAGAGTCTCGCCCTCTTACTACAGAGCGAGACCCTGAAAGCCGTAAAAGAAATAGGAGAGTGGCTTTTAAAATTTTGGAACTATAGTTAATAGTTATATTTATTCTTCCATAAAAACTGTAATCTCTTTCTCAAATCTGCTTCTCTTGGGTTTTTACCCGGATCGTAAAGTTTAGTTCCCGATATTTCTGGTGGTAAAAATTCTTGCTCAGCAAAATTATTCGGAAAGTCATGGGCATATTTATAACCCTTTCCATATCCTTCTTTTTTCATTAATGCAGTAGGTGCGTTTCTTAAATGTAGCGGAACAGGTAAGTTCCCTTTTTCTCTTACTAATTGCTGAGCTTTTCTAATACCCATATAGCTGGCATTACTTTTTGGAGAAGATGCTAAGTAGGTAGCTGTTTGAGCTAAAATTAAATCTGCTTCCGGGTATCCGATAAAAGTAACTGCCTGAAAGCAATTTGTTGCCATAACCATTGCTGTAGGGTTAGCATTTCCAATATCTTCTGATGCGAGAATAAGTAATCTCCTTGCAATAAACTTTGGATCTTCTCCACCTTCAATCATTCTAGCCATCCAATACAATGCAGCGTTTGGGTCACTTCCTCTTATCGATTTTATAAATGCAGAAATAATATCGTAGTGTTGCTCACCAGATTTATCATACAAAACAGTTTTTTGTTGGGCGATATCCATTACCATTTCATCAGTAATTTCTACTTTAGTTTCTGGTACTGCTTCAACTACCATTTCTAAAAGATTCAATAACTTTCTAGCATCGCCATCTGCAAGTCGTAACAGAGCTTCTGTTTCTTTTAGATCAACCTCTTTCTTTTGCAAATATTCATCGTTTGCAAGAGCTGATTTTAAAAGGTTTTGTAAGTCAGCCTGACTTTGCTCCTTTAGTTTGTACACCTGACATCTAGAAAGCAAAGCCGCATTTACTTCAAAAGATGGGTTTTCTGTAGTAGCACCAATCAAAGTGATAATCCCTTTTTCTACAG
It includes:
- a CDS encoding YjjG family noncanonical pyrimidine nucleotidase, producing MKKYLHIFFDLDHTLWDFDRCSEETVYELIEKYQLHLITKKAHIDFIQTFKKVNNKLWYLYHLGKITKKGIRDERFKIIFNELNIDLIHLPNNIGKEYLEICPCKPYLIEDAIEVLDYLAERYDLHILTNGFEDVQEIKLTNSGIRDYFKCIITSESTGKTKPHKEIFDFALSHSKAELEQSIMIGDNLKTDILGAYQAGMDSIYYNPVGKKQDHTALYEIKKLLELKGIL
- a CDS encoding replication-associated recombination protein A; protein product: MKIPLAERIRPNNLTSFIGQAHLVGKNGVIRKMIEQKQLVSMILWGPPGVGKTTLANIIATQMNRPFKILSAISSGVKDVREVIQQAKYKQDTILFIDEIHRFNKSQQDALLGAVEKGIITLIGATTENPSFEVNAALLSRCQVYKLKEQSQADLQNLLKSALANDEYLQKKEVDLKETEALLRLADGDARKLLNLLEMVVEAVPETKVEITDEMVMDIAQQKTVLYDKSGEQHYDIISAFIKSIRGSDPNAALYWMARMIEGGEDPKFIARRLLILASEDIGNANPTAMVMATNCFQAVTFIGYPEADLILAQTATYLASSPKSNASYMGIRKAQQLVREKGNLPVPLHLRNAPTALMKKEGYGKGYKYAHDFPNNFAEQEFLPPEISGTKLYDPGKNPREADLRKRLQFLWKNKYNY
- a CDS encoding OmpA family protein, which produces MLRKFLIILLCLSYSQLQAEVQWASIVLGFSSEYSKSGQFSYRAQQALGKPNKLPVLEDSPCAWSPSEENKGIEWIHLGYNNPMQIQQVAIGENYNAGSIVEIILFDEAGNAHTVYDVSQQNSPDDKEGMFHVLFKLTNYKVVSVKVVLDTKKISGWNHIDAVAISDENEPVFPEIKIVSGVEEKMIEKLPEIINSPYDEVLPVISPDGKTLYFDRKNHPENTQSKYENDDIWMTTLNGSDWSEPIRFVEPLNNKNLNYVCSVTPDGNALLLGNVYEKDGSVKGGVSISYNSENGWSFPEELEIKDYYNMNRYSEFTMANNRKILLMSIETAESIGERDIFVSFADDDGKWSKPLNLGRDINTAAVELTPFLASDNKTLYFSSSGYSGYGGADMFVSRRKDDSWTSWTEPLNMGPLLNSKDWDISYTVDAKGEFAYFVSYANSNNKSADIFRVKLPEEAKPEPVAIITGKVLDEISKKPVKAEIIYRKIDSNKNNGIALSNSSNGNYKITVSPGEKYILWAKAKNYYSLLDTLIITNADGQIANLKKDLYLRPLVAGESISLHQVNFVQGEAFLLSESYNELNLIVQMMKDNETMTILLEGHTDISGNAVANKRLSEQRVIAVKQYLCQHDIEPERIKLKAYGESRPLTTERDPESRKRNRRVAFKILEL
- a CDS encoding peptidylprolyl isomerase — encoded protein: MSIINSIRNKSGLLLIVIGVAMLAFILGDLFSRNFLSQGNERIVGEIAGDEIPFEEFSREFDEFRQNYEMNIGRALTEQELPGIRQQAWNQLVFKKAYFKEFEKLGLEVTDEEMIDMIQGNNIDASWASLFTNPETGEIDRNNIRSFLQNIESVPPQSQAFYINFERNLRPNRLRAKYENMLAETYYATDAEAKKEYEAQNSKADVRYAYVPYSTIADSAVSVSESEMRDYYNNHKKEFDSEATISLEYVTFPITPSDIDIEEIKEELEDLKTPFANTQNDTAFTAANSETNNNFIVAKPNNLPQGLNIGDFEKGKVFGPVKDGDFYKLYKVLDITDDSVAYAKARHILIKATDENRADAKAKATKILNDIKGGADFAQMAAANGEDGTKSRGGDLGWFDENTMVEPFSKAVMNAKSTGLLPNLVETEFGYHIIGVTHTKVYDNYTLAVIEKEIAASDDTRSEVYRRTGAFAVDRTKENFISASEADSSLIRYQALNINKNSRSINNIYDPGVRTIITWAFREAEVGDVSETLELEDQFVIALLTEKTEDGVSSFESVKNSIEQKLAKEKKKEQILAKMKGLSGTLDQIKDGYGSGATIGQATAISLNTTSLPSVGFAPKAIGEIFKLETGQTSEPIADENGVLVVEIDQMDKASEIAEYSLYKNQIESKYGNINQVSAKIAQAMNEFAEVENEIYKYY